Genomic window (Achromobacter sp. B7):
GTTTCTTCGTCGTGCAGTCACTCAATGCCGCAACATCATTGTCGCGGGCAAGACCGGCTCAGGAAAGACGACGTTTGCACGCAGTCTCATCGACTGCGTGCCGTCCTTCGAACGGCTCTTGACCATCGAGGATGTACACGAACTCTTCCTGCCAAACCATCCCAACCGCGTGCACATGATCTACGGCAAAGGTGCTGGCCGGATGTCGGCCACAGAGTGCATCGAGGCCACCATGCGCAGCTCGCCCGATCGGATCTTTCTGTCCGAACTGCGCGGCCCCGAAGCGTGGGACTACCTGAACGCTTTGAACACAGGCCACCCTGGATCAGTGACGACCACCCACGCTAACAGTGCGCGCGATACGTTTGAGCGCGTTGCGCTTCTCGTGAAACAGTCCGCGGCCGGCAACCAGATGGATATCGACACGATTCGGCGCTACCTGTTTTCCACGCTGGACATTTCGCTGTACTTCGCCAACTACAAGCTCACTCAGGTCTATTTCAACCCTGGGCGCGTGCAATGAGCACGCTTGTAGAAGTCGAACTTCCGTTTATATCGCCGGTAGGACTGCCAGGTGTTCTGCGGCTCCGCCACGAATGCAGCAAGGGAAACACTGCACTTCTATCCATGGAGTGCCGTGAGATGCTTGGCGGGCCGATTGGATCCGCACCTCTTACCACTGCCGACATGCACCGGCTTGTAGACGGGTTGATGGACGCGATCCACGCCATCGAACGACAAGAGCGGCTGTAAATCAAAATTTGGCCGCCGGCGGCCGACCGCAGCGTCCCGCCGTCAATTCCTCCCGGAGACTTCCATGACCCGAGCGAACCGCCAACGCGGCGCGCAGGAAGCACGCACCCGCATGGCTTACAAGATCATGCAAAGCGTCTTCGAACGCTGCCGCGCCGAAGGCCTCAGCGCCGAACAAACCCACCAAGCAATCAAGGACGCCTACCCCTGGGGTGAGCGCCGCGCGTGGCCATACAAGGCCTGGCTGATGGCCCGCCGCGAATTCTATGAAGCACACGGCCTGCCCCTGCGGGCACGCCGCACCATCGCTGAATCACTGGAGACGGACTCGTGACCGGCACGCTGTACCAGCAAGACCCATTACCCGGTAATAACTCGCAGCAACGCAAGGGGCGAACATGAGCGTCGAAGCATCCAAATGGGCCAGAATGGCCGACGTCCAGAAATCCTCATCCAAGCTCGTGTTGCTGAACCTGGCACAGCTCGTTCGTTACGATGCCGACCACTGGACGGTTTTCGCATCGATCGACTACCTGGCCAAGGTCACGCATCTAAATCGCAAGACGGTCATCGAAGCCCTTGGCCGCCTTCGCGACTTGGGCGCGATCCAGGACACAGGGCGACGTGCAGGCGACAACCGTAGCAGCATAGTTTATCGCTTGTGCCCGAATGCGGTCCCTCTGATCGACCTTGCGGCTACCGGCGCCGTCGCTGGCGGCGAATCGCAGGCAGCGCAGCAAGACCTGGCGCTGCAGGACGGCTTTGAGGTTGACGATGGAAACGCGCCGCCGGCATCTCCGGCCGACGACCGCGAGACGAATGCCAACCCAAGCGGGCCGTCAGAGCGGGGTGGGGCCACAGTTGACGAGTCGCTGTCTCTTCCCAAGGGGGACGCACCTTCGCCGCACTGCGGCGGGACGGGCGGGAGTTTTTATTCAGTGTGCGAATCAACCGAAGCAACGGGGGCTGGCTTCGCAGCTGCATGCTTTCCCACTTCCCCTGCCGCAGGGCACAGGCCTGCCAGCAAGGCGCCCAGGGGAGCCAAGCGAAAGGGCCGAAAGCGCCCGCCCGAAGCGCGCGGTGCCGGCGCTGGCCCGACCAGACTTCCAGCGAGCTGGAGCCTGCCGGAACAGTGGCGAAGTTGGACGCAGGAGCAGCGGCCGCTTTGGACGCAGGAGAAGATCGACGCCATGGCCGCCACCTTCAGCGCCTACATGCGGTCCAGACCCGGAGAACTGGGCATGTCACCCGACTGGTTCGAGTCATGGCGGCTCTGGGTTTTCCGGGAACGCGACGCCGGAGAGACGGCGGGCATGGCCTGGCAGAACAGTTGGACCGGCATCGTGGCCACCGGCAAGAAGCTCGGCGTTGAGCAGGCTCCGAACGAGCCGCCGCCCCATTTCAAGGCGCGCGTATTCCTCGCCGCCGGACTCGTGCCGTCCCATTAAAAGTTGTCCACAGCCTGGACCCATATCGGGACCAGTCCCAGTTTTGGGCCTAGCCCGAAAAGCGTTTTTGCCCGTCCCAATTTGTCCTTTCGCCAGTACCGAAAACTGCTTTTTGCCAGTACCAAAAACGGTACCCAATAGGTATATATAGGTTTTATAGGTTTTAGAGAGAGTCGCGCGCGAGGCGCTGGCTCGTCGCGAACGCCGATCCGCCTACCCTCCGGTCGCTACGCTCCCTCCGCCCCGCCGCCTGCGGCGCCGGCCTGAACCCCTTAGCTTCAGTCCCCCTCCCCGCCGGCGCGATGCGCCGGCGGGCGGGGGAAAGGCAGCCCCCCGGGCGTTGCGGGCCTCTGGCCTCGCGCCGCCCCGACCACCACGGCCTGCCTGCCGAACACCATCAACGCCGCGCCACCGCAGCAGACCTCCCTGGCCACACCGGTGTCTGCGCCCAGCAGAAAAGGTCCGTCCCCTTCCCGGCGGACCTTCCGCCGGGCGGGGAGTGACAGGCCCCAAAAGCGCGGGGGCTACTGCCCCCCTGGCCGGCCGCCTGGCGGCGTCCGCGCTTCCGACCCCCCGGGGAACCGCAACGGTTCCCCCCCGCCCGCTCACGGGCGCGGCTCCCCCTCCTTCAACCCCAGGTTCTCCAGCCGGAGGGCGCCACCACTCACGTCAACTTAATCGCACGCCGGAGCACGGTCTCGACCGCTTCGCACCATCACCCTTCCGAGGAATCCCATGAAAATCTCCGACTGGAAAACCAAAGTCCTATCGCTATTTCGCCCTGCCCGGCACGATCACGCGCCCGTTCTGAGCGGCCCGCGCACCCTCGCCGCCATCGCCGACCGCAAGCCGGTCGGAATCACGGTCATCAGCACCGGCGAGCGATTCGTACATGCCCCGTCGCTCGAGGACGCCGTCGTCGATCCGCGCTACTGGTCGCCAGACCCGTATCACGACGACCTCGAACGCGCCGCGGCCGATGGGCTCAAGCGCTGGGACGGAAAGTCAGTGCGCGACATCGACACGGACCGCTTTTACGACCATCCGGATCTCGAGACGCACACGGCGCTGCAGGGCAGCGTGCCCAAGCAGGCACGCGCCGAGCGCTGGAACCCTGCGCCGCAAGACCATGGCTATCGGTCCAGCATCACGGTGCTGGCCGTCGACCGGCTTGGCGAGGCGCTCGTCAAGGAATACGTGGTCGATGATGCTCGCAATGCTGAAGGCTGGTCCTATACCGTCATGTCCACCGACCGAACCGCACAGCTCCTACGGGATTACGACGCCGCCGCAGATCTGACGCTCGGCACAGCCGAACGCCACCAAATCCGAACCGAACTCGTGCAGGCCCCCATCATCGGGGCGACTTATCGCGGTGAGCTCGTCTCCATCACGGGCGACACGGCCTATCAAAGAGTCGGGCAAGAAACCATCGCCCACTGGCTCGGAGCATTGGCCGTCAGGAACCCGCAGCAGTTCGTGGGCAAGGAAGTCGAAATTAGCTACCCCTGCGGCAAGCTCGGCCTTCTGCGCCAGGTCGACCCCCTTGCACTCGGAGCGACGGCTTTGCATAAGCCGAGCGCTGAGAAGTCCGCAGGCGGCTTCGAGCGCTAACCCGGCCTGCCGCGCAATCTACCGAACCTGGGGAACTACCCTCCATGCAACAGAATCACGCCCCGCCGGCGAATAGAGCCGAGATCGTTCAGCAGCTAAACAGGCTGGATGCCATCGACCAGCGCGCGCGGTTTCGCGCGCTCCTGCCGTTGATAGACCAGCTCGTTCGACGAGGGGTCACCCACGCCAAGATCGTTGAAACGCTGATCAACGCTGGCGTACCCGTGACCATCCTGTCGCTGCGGCAGGCCCTTTACCGATGGCGTAAGCGGACCGGGCCTGTGCCAATCGACGAGAACCGGGCTGACATCCGTTCAACGCCCGGCACTGCAGCAGATCTGCCCGCCGCAGCCCCCGTCACCAGTAGCTCGTCGACGAGCGGCATCCATAGCAAAGCCGACCTCGTTCGGCTTAGCCGAGCTTCAGATCCCATTGACCTCAATGAACTGGCCGAACTCGGCCGAAAAAAATAGGAACCCCGCATGAAAATCGCAACCGTCAACTATTCCGGCTCCGTCGGCAAAACCGTCACGACCAGCCACCTTCTGGCGCCCCGCATTCCGGAAGCCGAAATTATCGCCGTTGAGTCGACCAACGAAAGCGCTGCCGATCTCGGTCTGGATGTCGAACAGATGCGTGGGGGACAGTTCGGCCGCCTTTTTCGCAAGCTGCTCATGGCGGAAGCTGCAATCGTCGACGTCGGTGCCTCCAACATCGAGGACTTCCTGGCCGAGCTGGTGAAGTACGACCAGGCGCATCTCGAGATCGATTACTACGTGCTGCCCGTGGTCACTTCCGGTAAAGCGCAGCGGGAAACGATCAAAACGATCCAGGTTCTCGCGCAGATGGGTGTGCCGCCAGACCGCGTACGCGTGCTCTTCAATCGCGTCGATTCCGACGTGCGTGAGGAGTTCGCCGCCATCTTCGGATACGCCGTGCAGTCCGGCGATTTTCGCGCCAATCCTGAAGCAGCGATCTTTGAGAACGAGGTGTTCGATCTGCTGGCCAACAAGCGCACAACGATCAAAGAGATCCTCGCCGACCCGCGCGACTACCGCCAGGAGCTGCGCCAAGCTGATCGTGACGACGTGAAGCTCGTCAGCCATCTCAGCGACATGCACGCCCTACAGTCCCTGGCGCGTCCTGTTGACCGGCAGTTGGACAAGGCATTCGACGCCCTCTTCATGTAGGAGGCACAGTGACCGCAATACCGTCCGGAAGCCCGGCCACCTCCTCTGCTATCCCCCGCAGCAGGATGGAGCTTTTATACCGCGACATGCTGCAGGAAAGCGCGCAGCTCGTCGTTCTGATCGAGCAGCTGACCGTCCGGCAACAAGAAATCGCGGCAACGATGCAGGCGGTTCCGACCATGGTGCGTCAAGCTGGCCTGGAGGCGGCGGCCAATGCGGGCAGTCAAGCCGCCCGCTCGCTTCTTGAGGCCAGCCGCACCCTGGCCAAGTCGACCTCAGACGCCCGCGTTGCGACTCGCGTTGCCACCCGAGCGTTGCCGGCGGCCGCGTGGCGAGCTGGCGTGCTGTGCGGGGTCTGCGCGCTCATCGGCAGCGGGATCGGCGGCGCGTTGGTGGCCCTCGCTCTTCGCCAGTAGCCCTCGCAGGCCCAATCTCCAAGGCGCCCCGGGGCGCCTTAATCATCTTCCAAAAGGACATTCATGGCACCCGACATACGCCGGCGAATCATCAAATTCGTCCTCTTATTCCTGCCCCTTTCTGCGTGGCTTCTCACTGCCAAGATCATGTCAGGCATTCCGCTATCGCACGTTACCTGGCTAGTCCTGTCGCATTGGGTCATATCGACGCCGGACTACCCAGCTCTGATCGCGGCGCCGAGCATCGGCTTCGTTCTGGCCCTGGCAATCTCGCTCACGCTCAAAAAATACTCGACCAAAGAAGGCTTTGACGGCGCGGGGTACAAGAAGCACATACGCGGCACCGAAGTAGTCCCGGTAAAAAAGCTCGCTCAACTGTGCACCGAAAAAGGGAAGGCACAGATCGACGTTGCAGGCATCCCAATGCCAACCGGTATCGAAAACTTGCACCTTCTTCTGAACGGTGCGACCGGCAGTGGTAAATCGGTCCTACTGCGTGCGCTAGCCTTCTCTGCACTGAAGCGCGGAAACCGGTGCGTCATCGTCGATCCAAACGGGGACCTTTACAGCAAATTCGGACGGGCCGAGGACGTCTTACTCAATCCATACGACGCTCGTACGGAGGGCTGGTCCTTCTTCAACGAGATCCGCGCGGACTTTGACTGGAAGCGGCTTGCGCTCTCCATCGTACCCCTCGGGAAGGACGCTAATGCAGAGGAATGGAACGAATATGGTCGCCTGCTTTTGCGCGAAACTGCGCGCAAGCTGCATTCGCTAGGAACGCCCTCTGTGGAAGAGTTGTTTCGCTGGTGCACCATAGCATCGGACAACGACCTCCGAACCTTCCTCTCCGGAACCCTTGCTGAATCGCTGTTTGCCGGATCCGCCGAGGCGAGCAAGGCGCTTACGAGCTCTCGATTCGTGTTGTCCAAGTACCTTGCCGAGCACGTAAGTGTGCCGCAAGGTAAGTTCAGCATCCGTGACTGGATGGACACTGGCACGGGCAGTCTGTTTATCACGTGGCGCGAAGACATGATGGAGGCCCTAAAACCGCTCGTGTCTGCGTGGGTGGACGTCTTCTTGTCGGCGGTGCTTTCTCTGCCCGAAGATCTTCAAAGACGGTGGTGGACTTACCTGGATGAAATCCCGTCGTTGGAAAAGCTCGCCTCGATCCAAGACGGTTTGACCAAGGGCCGCAAGCAAGGACTGGGAGTGGTGGCCGGTCTGCAGGCGGTGTCCCAGCTTAGGGACATCTACGGTGCAGATAAAGCGCAGACCCTTCGCGCTAGTTTCCGCTCTCTCGTGGTGCTTGGTGGGTCGAAGACCGATCCAGAAACGGCCGAAGAGATGTCGAAGGCCCTGGGTGAGCACGAAGTGGCGCGGCCGGAGTATACCGACAGCCGTAATCCCGGCAGTTCGCGCAACACCAGCGAACGCATGGTTCGCTCTACCGAACGAGTGGTGACGCCTGCGCAAATCCAGTCGCTGCCCGATCTAACCGGCTGGGTTGCCTTCGCTGGTGATCGGCCGATTGCCAAGTTCGTTCTACAACCAATGACCTTCGCGGTACGAAATGCCCCGTTTGTAGAGGCGAAGCGCGCCGGAGCCCACAGGATGGCAAAGTCGCCAGCTGACGACCCCCAATCATGGTCGCCGGTGGATCTGCCCGAAGATCCGACCATGGCCGCATAACCATTTCACGCCGGACCGTCACCGTTCAGGGCGGTCTGCGCGTCTTGGAAATCTAATGATCTCTTTGAAATCAATCCATCGGAGCGCCGCCACAAAGGCGTCGCATTACTACGCAGACCAGAAAGACGATTACTACAGTCGCGACGGTACGGCCGCGCAATGGCAAGGCAAGGCGGCCGACGCACTAGGGCTTACCGGCGCGGTTCAACAGGAGGAATTTCTGCGTGCGCTGCGCGGTGACTTTGGTCCAGACGTCAAACTATCGCGCTCTATCAGGTTGGATGCTGAGGCACGCGCGGCACTGGATATGACATTCTCTCCGCCTAAGAGCGTCAGCATCCAGGCGCTGGCCGGCAAGGATCCGTCAGTCATCGAGGCACACGACTGCGCGGTGAGCAAGGCGCTGGAATTTCTGGAACATGAGCTACTGCGCGCGCGCCAGACGGAGCAGGGAATAACCACTACGGAGCGGACGGGCAACGCGGCTATCGCGAAGTTTCGACACGAGACGGCCAGGCCCACCGACGGTGCTTATTCGGATCCCCAGCTGCATACCCACGCACTGTTGATGAACCTTACCCAACGCGCCGATGGGCGCTGGGTCGCCATATCGAACGATGAAATTTATCGATTGAAGTCCATGGTGGAATCGGTGTATCACGCCGAGCTGGCCAGCGGCCTGGAGAAGTCCGGCCATCAGATCCGCTACGAGGGCAAGAGCTTCGAACTCGCGCATATCTCTCGGGACCACATCGAAGGGTTCTCCAAGCGTTCGCAGGACATCAATGCTGAACTGGCGGCATTGGGTGAAACCCGCGAATCTGCGAGCAGAGCACTCAAGCAAACTATCGCCCTCAAAACTCGCCTGGACAAGGCCCCCGAAATTTCTCGCGAAGAACTTCAGCGTGACTGGGAACGACAGGCGACTGAACTCGGCATTGATTTCAATGGAGCAAAGCAACCACTGGAAAAGGAAGCCGGATTGGAAAGCGGCAAGCCACCCCGGCAGGAATTGACGCCGGAGGCGGCTGCTCTGATTGCGGACGAATGCCTCCGGTGGGCGATCAAGCACCACACCGAACGCGAATCAGTGATGGACGGAAAGGAGATGCTGAAGACCGCGCTGCGCCGTTCGCACGGCATGGGCATAAAGCTGGGCGACCTCAAATCGGCCGTCAAGCGCTCACTTGATAAAGGCCATCTGATCCTTGGGACGATTCAGTACCGGCACGCGAAGGATAAAGACGGCGCCGGCGAATCGCGGTCGGACTTGG
Coding sequences:
- the virB11 gene encoding P-type DNA transfer ATPase VirB11 translates to MKDSHNTSPIDSDGRDTALRQMMRPISGYMADDAVREITITRPGVIFTRSHGQWHERHDPKLTFSFLEALVSAMASYNNVNFSPIMSLLLPDGERAQVAQPPAVIDGSLSINIRKHSSAVKTLDELAAEGAFANWVDVSGPMGNGDNLTEHDKELLDLMKAGDILQFLRRAVTQCRNIIVAGKTGSGKTTFARSLIDCVPSFERLLTIEDVHELFLPNHPNRVHMIYGKGAGRMSATECIEATMRSSPDRIFLSELRGPEAWDYLNALNTGHPGSVTTTHANSARDTFERVALLVKQSAAGNQMDIDTIRRYLFSTLDISLYFANYKLTQVYFNPGRVQ
- a CDS encoding helix-turn-helix domain-containing protein, translated to MSVEASKWARMADVQKSSSKLVLLNLAQLVRYDADHWTVFASIDYLAKVTHLNRKTVIEALGRLRDLGAIQDTGRRAGDNRSSIVYRLCPNAVPLIDLAATGAVAGGESQAAQQDLALQDGFEVDDGNAPPASPADDRETNANPSGPSERGGATVDESLSLPKGDAPSPHCGGTGGSFYSVCESTEATGAGFAAACFPTSPAAGHRPASKAPRGAKRKGRKRPPEARGAGAGPTRLPASWSLPEQWRSWTQEQRPLWTQEKIDAMAATFSAYMRSRPGELGMSPDWFESWRLWVFRERDAGETAGMAWQNSWTGIVATGKKLGVEQAPNEPPPHFKARVFLAAGLVPSH
- the stbB gene encoding StbB family protein, coding for MKIATVNYSGSVGKTVTTSHLLAPRIPEAEIIAVESTNESAADLGLDVEQMRGGQFGRLFRKLLMAEAAIVDVGASNIEDFLAELVKYDQAHLEIDYYVLPVVTSGKAQRETIKTIQVLAQMGVPPDRVRVLFNRVDSDVREEFAAIFGYAVQSGDFRANPEAAIFENEVFDLLANKRTTIKEILADPRDYRQELRQADRDDVKLVSHLSDMHALQSLARPVDRQLDKAFDALFM
- a CDS encoding type IV secretion system DNA-binding domain-containing protein — protein: MAPDIRRRIIKFVLLFLPLSAWLLTAKIMSGIPLSHVTWLVLSHWVISTPDYPALIAAPSIGFVLALAISLTLKKYSTKEGFDGAGYKKHIRGTEVVPVKKLAQLCTEKGKAQIDVAGIPMPTGIENLHLLLNGATGSGKSVLLRALAFSALKRGNRCVIVDPNGDLYSKFGRAEDVLLNPYDARTEGWSFFNEIRADFDWKRLALSIVPLGKDANAEEWNEYGRLLLRETARKLHSLGTPSVEELFRWCTIASDNDLRTFLSGTLAESLFAGSAEASKALTSSRFVLSKYLAEHVSVPQGKFSIRDWMDTGTGSLFITWREDMMEALKPLVSAWVDVFLSAVLSLPEDLQRRWWTYLDEIPSLEKLASIQDGLTKGRKQGLGVVAGLQAVSQLRDIYGADKAQTLRASFRSLVVLGGSKTDPETAEEMSKALGEHEVARPEYTDSRNPGSSRNTSERMVRSTERVVTPAQIQSLPDLTGWVAFAGDRPIAKFVLQPMTFAVRNAPFVEAKRAGAHRMAKSPADDPQSWSPVDLPEDPTMAA